A genome region from Labilibaculum antarcticum includes the following:
- a CDS encoding patatin-like phospholipase family protein, whose translation MNEINKTALVVEGGAMRGIFAAGVLDQFIEEEFNPFHTVIGVSAGAINASAYLSKQKRRNFKMFTDYSLRPEYISWMKFLRGGHLMDLDWSWDITSRELPIDMDALFASNADFEIGVTMNSDGRSVFIKPDAENISHVMKASCTVPLFYRNFLEIDNQIVSDGGVSAPIPIQRAVEIGASKIMVIRSRPNSFRMKKGMESKLGRLLFRKHPGLVKALQNRPYNYNSSIDFIQNPPQNLQIVDICPPENFKTKRFTQDYNILVDDYELGRKIGKIAIEKWNL comes from the coding sequence ATGAATGAAATTAACAAAACGGCATTGGTCGTTGAAGGTGGTGCCATGCGGGGCATTTTTGCTGCCGGCGTTTTAGATCAGTTCATCGAGGAAGAATTTAATCCTTTTCATACGGTAATAGGAGTTTCTGCCGGAGCCATAAATGCATCGGCTTATCTTTCGAAGCAGAAAAGGAGAAACTTTAAGATGTTTACCGATTATTCATTGAGACCTGAATATATCAGTTGGATGAAGTTTTTGAGAGGTGGCCATTTAATGGATTTAGATTGGTCGTGGGATATTACCTCCCGCGAATTACCTATTGATATGGATGCCTTGTTTGCAAGCAATGCTGATTTTGAAATTGGAGTCACTATGAATTCCGATGGTCGTTCTGTTTTTATCAAGCCTGACGCAGAGAATATCAGTCATGTAATGAAAGCAAGCTGTACAGTTCCTCTTTTTTACCGCAATTTTCTGGAAATAGACAATCAGATTGTATCTGATGGTGGCGTTTCGGCTCCAATTCCCATTCAAAGAGCGGTGGAAATAGGTGCTTCCAAAATTATGGTGATTCGTTCCCGTCCAAATTCTTTTCGGATGAAAAAAGGGATGGAATCAAAATTGGGACGTTTGCTCTTTCGAAAGCACCCAGGATTGGTGAAGGCTCTGCAAAATCGACCTTATAATTACAATTCATCCATTGATTTTATTCAAAACCCTCCTCAAAATCTTCAAATAGTAGATATTTGTCCTCCGGAAAACTTCAAGACCAAACGATTTACTCAAGATTACAATATTCTTGTTGATGACTATGAATTGGGACGAAAAATAGGAAAAATTGCCATTGAAAAATGGAATCTTTAA